In a genomic window of Piliocolobus tephrosceles isolate RC106 chromosome 1, ASM277652v3, whole genome shotgun sequence:
- the LOC111537079 gene encoding left-right determination factor 1-like isoform X1, translating into MRPLWLCCALWVLPLAGPGAALTGEQLLGSLLRQLQLSEAPVLDRADMEELVIPAHVRAQYVTLLQRSHGDRSRGKRFSQSFREVAGRFLASEASTHLLVFGMEQRLPPNSELVQAILRLFQEPVPKAALHRHGRLSPRSAWARVTVEWLRVRDDGSNRTSLIDSRLVSAHESGWKVFDVTEAVNFWQQLSRPWQPLLLQVSVQTEHPGPLASRAYKLVRFASQGAPAGLGEPQLELHTLDLGDYGAQGDCDPEAPVTEGTRCCRQEMYIDLQGMKWAENWVLEPPGFLAYECVGTCQQPPEALAIKWPFLGPRQCIASETASLPMIVSIKEGGRTRPQVVSLPNMRVQKCSCASDGALVPRGLQP; encoded by the exons ATGCGacccctgtggctctgctgcGCACTCTGGGTGCTGCCCCTGGCGGGCCCCGGGGCGGCCCTGACCGGGGAGCAGCTCCTGGGCAGCCTGCTGCGGCAGCTGCAGCTCAGCGAGGCACCTGTACTGGACAGGGCTGACATGGAGGAGCTGGTCATCCCCGCCCACGTGAGGGCCCAATACGTGACCCTGCTGCAGCGCAGCCACGGGGACCGCTCCCGCGGCAAGAGATTCAGCCAGAGCTTCCGAG aggtggcCGGCAGGTTCCTGGCGTCGGAGGCCAGCACGCACCTGCTGGTGTTCGGCATGGAGCAGCGGCTGCCGCCCAACAGTGAGCTGGTGCAGGCCATACTGCGGCTCTTCCAGGAGCCGGTCCCCAAGGCCGCGCTGCACAGGCACGGGCGGCTGTCCCCGCGCAGCGCCTGGGCCCGGGTGACCGTCGAGTGGCTTCGCGTCCGCGACGACGGCTCCAACCGCACTTCTCTCATCGACTCCAG GCTGGTGTCCGCCCACGAGAGCGGCTGGAAGGTCTTCGACGTGACCGAGGCCGTGAACTTCTGGCAGCAGCTGAGCCGGCCCTGGCAGCCGCTGCTGCTACAGGTGTCGGTGCAGACGGAGCATCCGGGCCCGCTAGCGTCCCGCGCCTACAAGCTGGTCCGCTTTGCCTCGCAGGGGGCGCCGGCCGGGCTTGGGGAGCCCCAGCTGGAGCTGCACACCCTGGACCTCGGGGACTACGG AGCTCAGGGCGACTGTGACCCTGAAGCACCAGTGACCGAGGGCACCCGTTGCTGCCGCCAGGAGATGTACATTGACCTGCAGGGGATGAAGTGGGCCGAGAACTGGGTGCTGGAGCCCCCGGGCTTCCTGGCTTATGAGTGTGTGGGCACCTGCCAGCAGCCCCCCGAGGCCCTGGCCATCAAGTGGCCGTTTCTGGGGCCACGACAGTGCATCGCCTCGGAGACTGCCTCGCTGCCCATGATCGTCAGCATcaaggagggaggcaggaccaggccccaggtggtcagcctgcccaacatgaggGTGCAGAAGTGCAGCTGTGCCTCGGATGGGGCGCTGGTGCCAAGGGGACTCCAGCCGTAG
- the LOC111537079 gene encoding left-right determination factor 1-like isoform X2, protein MRPLWLCCALWVLPLAGPGAALTGEQLLGSLLRQLQLSEAPVLDRADMEELVIPAHVRAQYVTLLQRSHGDRSRGKRFSQSFREVAGRFLASEAALHRHGRLSPRSAWARVTVEWLRVRDDGSNRTSLIDSRLVSAHESGWKVFDVTEAVNFWQQLSRPWQPLLLQVSVQTEHPGPLASRAYKLVRFASQGAPAGLGEPQLELHTLDLGDYGAQGDCDPEAPVTEGTRCCRQEMYIDLQGMKWAENWVLEPPGFLAYECVGTCQQPPEALAIKWPFLGPRQCIASETASLPMIVSIKEGGRTRPQVVSLPNMRVQKCSCASDGALVPRGLQP, encoded by the exons ATGCGacccctgtggctctgctgcGCACTCTGGGTGCTGCCCCTGGCGGGCCCCGGGGCGGCCCTGACCGGGGAGCAGCTCCTGGGCAGCCTGCTGCGGCAGCTGCAGCTCAGCGAGGCACCTGTACTGGACAGGGCTGACATGGAGGAGCTGGTCATCCCCGCCCACGTGAGGGCCCAATACGTGACCCTGCTGCAGCGCAGCCACGGGGACCGCTCCCGCGGCAAGAGATTCAGCCAGAGCTTCCGAG aggtggcCGGCAGGTTCCTGGCGTCGGAG GCCGCGCTGCACAGGCACGGGCGGCTGTCCCCGCGCAGCGCCTGGGCCCGGGTGACCGTCGAGTGGCTTCGCGTCCGCGACGACGGCTCCAACCGCACTTCTCTCATCGACTCCAG GCTGGTGTCCGCCCACGAGAGCGGCTGGAAGGTCTTCGACGTGACCGAGGCCGTGAACTTCTGGCAGCAGCTGAGCCGGCCCTGGCAGCCGCTGCTGCTACAGGTGTCGGTGCAGACGGAGCATCCGGGCCCGCTAGCGTCCCGCGCCTACAAGCTGGTCCGCTTTGCCTCGCAGGGGGCGCCGGCCGGGCTTGGGGAGCCCCAGCTGGAGCTGCACACCCTGGACCTCGGGGACTACGG AGCTCAGGGCGACTGTGACCCTGAAGCACCAGTGACCGAGGGCACCCGTTGCTGCCGCCAGGAGATGTACATTGACCTGCAGGGGATGAAGTGGGCCGAGAACTGGGTGCTGGAGCCCCCGGGCTTCCTGGCTTATGAGTGTGTGGGCACCTGCCAGCAGCCCCCCGAGGCCCTGGCCATCAAGTGGCCGTTTCTGGGGCCACGACAGTGCATCGCCTCGGAGACTGCCTCGCTGCCCATGATCGTCAGCATcaaggagggaggcaggaccaggccccaggtggtcagcctgcccaacatgaggGTGCAGAAGTGCAGCTGTGCCTCGGATGGGGCGCTGGTGCCAAGGGGACTCCAGCCGTAG